In Platichthys flesus chromosome 6, fPlaFle2.1, whole genome shotgun sequence, the genomic stretch tgtcttcacATTATCCCAAAGAGCTTTTACAGACGAGGACGCTTCTCACATGGAGTCGTCCGGTAAGTCTATTACAGTTGCCCTCACCTTCACCCCATGCAGACCCAGCTCcaggaaggaggatgaagaggaggaggaggaggtgctggggaTCAGCAGCGTTTCAGAAGGGTCTTCTATCAGTTTCCTGTAAACCACTTGGCTGTACAGAGATGTGTACATGACAGAGCAAGCCACGGCAACCACGACGAAAAGCACGGCACAGGAAGCCATCACCAGACGGTCCCAGTTCTCAGTGGTCCCCCTCAGGACGGCCGCCTCCTTGGtggtcacattcacacagtccCTGCTGTTTCCAGGCTGTGCAGCAGTGACCTCCACGCAGACCTGGTAGTGGGTGGATGACTTCAGCTGCTTGATGTGGAAGTCCCTGACTCCAGCTGGCAGCCGGGCGCTGAATGGCATCAAGAGGCTGCTGTCCTCGGATATAATGGACCAGTTTAGTTGTGATACCAGAGCACCTGTGCTTTCCCAGGAAACCATCACAGTATGAGTTTGGACAGATGTTATTAATATGTGTAATGGTTGCGTTGAAGGCAGAGCAATATATCCGTCCACCACAACCGACACAGACTTCAGGTCTGCCCCGACCAGATTATGGGCCACGCAGGTGTATGAGCCGGCTTCCTGCTCGGAGGCATCGTAGATGTCCAGAGTTCCCTCGGGATGCATGTAGTACTTATCGTAGACACTCCCATGCAAGACCTGGTCCCCTGCCGGCGTCACCCAGTAGATCTCAGGTTCTGGTTCTCCAAGCGCCCGGCAGTGAAGCGACACCGAGCTCCCTTTGGCCACCTGGACCCGACCGGGGAGGCTCCCAGGGGAGATCAGAGGAAGGCAGATCTCTGTCATCTCCCTGAAGTGCACCTGTCTGACGTGCTGGCCTTGGTACTCCGGAGGCTCCACGCAGATCAGGGAGTCTGGTTCCATGAAGCGAACAGCCGTCCTGTTCATGTTGAGCCAGCGGATGATGCAGTCGCAGCGGATGGGGTTGCTGTGCAGACTGACCTCTCGCAGGTTGGGCAGCGACTCCACGGTGCCGCAGTGCAGCGCGCTCAGAGAGTTGCTGTTGAGCATCAGAGTCTCCAGCCTGGGGAGCTTGTGGAAAGCTTTCGGGTGGATGTAGGATAACCTGGGATTGTTGGTAGCCTCAATTTTGGTCAGCTCGGGCAGGTTGTTCAGGGCAAAGCTGTCGATGGATATGAGCTCAGGCATGCTGTTGATGCCGAGCTCCTTGAGATGCATCATGTCCATGAAGTCGCCTTTCTTGATCCTCTCAATGGGGTTTTTATTCAAATCCAGGAACTTGAGGTTTTGGACTCTCGTCAGCGCCGCTCGGGGAACTCGACTCAGCAGGTTGTCGAAGAACGAGATGCTTTCCAAGTTGTCTAGACCAACTAAAGAATTGTCAGGGATTTCAGTCAAATTCATCCTGGCAAGCACGAGGCTTCTGAGGTTTGCCAGAGGTTTGAAGTTCATATCTGACAGCTCAAGAATGGGGTTTTCTCCCAGCATCAATATCTCCAGGCTGGGAAGTTGCTGGAACCACTGGCTGTTGATCCTCGTCAGTCGATTGGAGTTGAGATGGAGCCTCAGCAGCCTGCGCAGCCCCGTGAAGGCTCCGGggctgatggaggagaggaggttgtGGTTGATGTAGAACTCCTGGAGGTTTGGCAGAGAAACGAGGCAGCTGTCAGAAAGCTCCTGAATCCAGTTCTCCTCCACGTGGAGTGACAGCAGCTGGGGGAGCGAGCCCAGACAAACATCGCTCACTGAGGAGAGGTTATTCTGAGACAAGTCGATCTCTGTGATGTTGGCCAAGTAGTCCAaagttttctgaacattaacTATGTTGTTTGTCTGTAGCAGCAGAACCTGCGTGTCCGGGGGGAGTGTCTCCGGCAGGGCTGAGAGACCCAGGTCATTACAGTCCACGGTGGCAGCCTCTGTGTAAACGGAGCTGGGTGAGAACCAGGGCCGTGTCTCACATCGACACAGCGCAGGGCAGAGAGCGGCCCCCCCCTCAGAGCCCAGAACAAAAGCAGCCAAAGACAGTTCAGCCAGAAAACAGGCTACAACTGCCGTCTCCCTCATCTTGGCCCAGTGTTCCCTTCAGCCAGTAATTGGCCCTGATGGAGTCAGCGGTTAGCACAGTTTACAGATCAAGGCTcgtttgtctctgcagcaggacagAGTGGATTTGTGCTGACGCCTGGTCCCTGAAGCCTCGGCCCTGTTGTCTTCCAGCTCTTGGAAGAGAGAGGCAACCTTTCAGTTCGGTCTGTGCCAGGTTGTCATGCAGGCTGTGATCTGTCAAGGTGGATGTATCCTTCAGGGAGCGGGGGGGCGCTGCAGAGGGGCGGTGGAGGAATGTTGTGTCTCCGGCTGGGGACGAATCACTCGGTCTTCCATCACCATTATCCTCCGTCGCTGACACTGGTGTCATTTTCCATCTGCggacacaggagagagaaaaggccgATGTAACATGGTGCGGTGGAGATATGAAGCTATAGTGACATTTAGAAATATTGAGACTTATGAAGGCTTTTCAGCCTCATTTGATCTGATTGCTTTCCTTGCACCATCTGAATTATAAGTTATGATTAGCTTGACCTTATACATATTAGTTGACAGTTCTGAATCTAGAAATGATGCAGTGAGAGAACCCTGGCAGACGAgcacattgtttttcatttctgtttcagTCAAAGCACAAATGAGTGTCCTGGAAAAGCTGGAGCTCTGAGACGATGCTCAGAAGTTTGTTGATTCAAGAGGCAAAACGTTTCCTCCCCGGTGTTGTAATTAACGTGGCGGCTCCGCCCCCTGAACCGCTCTGTCTGTTGTTCATAATGCACCTGAGCACACTCATCAAATCACCCGCACAGAAACAACAGACAGCTTCCTCGGCTGATGCACTCGAGCTCAAGGCCACTTTAGATTTACCAAAATATCTGTCGAGCAAACTCGCCGGAGTTCTTGTGCAGCTCCACGGCTGCtttttgaataattcatgtgtCGCTGATTCAACATAGTTGGTGCAGATGACAGGGCTATCGGGGGGGCTCTGCCCATGTCCACTGTACATAGTGATGTTTTGATTAATTTGCGACCTTGGGTGCAAAAGCCACAGCTGAGTGTACCACACTAAATGAAGCTGTCGGTGGCGGCTGCTGATGAGGACGAGCTCGGACACTTCATGAATACATTAGCTTGTTTATAGAAGTCTGCGTGAACAGGTTTGTGAACGAGTCCGACCCGGACCATCTCCTGCTGCCGTCTTCAAATCTGAGAACAGCTCAAGTGTTCACTGGTCGTGGTGGATTCGCTAACAGCTGCAGATTCATCCATGTTGTTCTGTTGTTCTGGCTGCAGGAGGTGGAATGTGAAATGACTCAGAACAAAGTGAAGTGACCAAGTTCATGTGTCACGGTTCTGCTCTGTCGCTCACTGATGGGTTTTGATAGACTGGAGAACGACAGATCGGTcaggcttacacacacacacacacacacacacacacacacacacacacacacacacacacacacacactgttcttgTTAGAATGACTTGATAGTCTTTATGAGATCTGTTGACAGtatgaaaaatacacaacaccAACAGACGATCCTTGttccatctctctttcctccgTCCACTCAGACGGAGCAGGAAGCTCCTCCAGTCCGACAGTTATGATAATGCTGCTCGACGgagatgaaaacaacacatttactttCAGTATTTaggtaacaacaacaacaccttGTGTGCTAATGGAGCGAGCATGGTTTGAtgttaagttgtgtgtttcATGGTGGATGTGTTCTCTCTGGTTGGAGAGTTTTCTCTCAGGAGACGCTGCGTTGTTCTAATTTAATTTCTCCTGTTTACTCTTGTTCCCCTCTTTACTTACCACTGGGATGACTTCCTTTATTTCCCCTCGTGCACACACAGTTATGACAAGTGGAGATGAGACTGAGTAGAGACCTAATGCTGTCGGTACAGTTCATCAGGAAGGAAAGGTGCTGAATCAGTCGATTCCTCCAACATTTTtcaggttttaaaatgtgttttaaaacctGCAAAGCCATGTTTATGTAAATGAGATGCTAATGTTTATCTGGGTTTCAGGATAACAGCGTCTGCTTTTAGACGACGGAGACAAATGTGACGTGGTCGGCAGCTTTGATTCacatgcagagcagcaggacacaGCCTCAAAGTCTCAAAGTAAAAGGTTTCACTCTGAAGGTCATTTCTTCTCTATCTCTGCGTTAATGTAGTTTAAAGACTATTTAACTCCGCCTgcttcagttttatttgaagtCCATATCTGTGTCAAAAACCAAATGACATTAGAGGATGTGGGCAGGACGATGAGAAAGACTCTGTGGACCAACCCGGTGAATAACTGTGTCTCACAAGGACAGTTTGCTGTTCCACCAGTGTCTGatccgctctctctcttctgaacAAGCAGCAGGATCACTGAGCTCAGCTCGACCTCCTGAGTTCCACTGAGCCGACCCTGAGGAGCATGTGGTCACCTCACAGGTCAGAGAGGGAAGCTTCTACCTGAAGAAGAGCTGCTCTCTGCTCGACCTCCTGAGTTCCACTGAGCCGACCCTGAGGAGCATGTGGTCACCTCACAGGTCAGAAAGAGAAGCTTCTACCTGAAGAAGAGCTGCTCTCTGCTCGACCTCCTGAGTTCCACTGAGCCGACCCTCAGGAGCATGTGGTCACCTCACAGGTCAGAGAGGGAAGCTTCTACCTGAAGAGGAGCTGATCTCTGCTCCTTCTGGCTTTGGCAGAATCAGctctccctgctggcactctGTGGACGCTGCACTCGAGAGGTTTCAGgtcagagaaggagagaaccTTCTGCAGTGGATAGAAGTATTTAGTGAAGTATTATACGAGCAGCTCTGGGTAACAGGGCTGCCAGCCGGGCCACTTCTTTAAATGCTGAGTATTGACATTCTGTGAGTGGAATGAAacacaaatgtgaaataattgTGGTTTCTCATTCTGAAGGTCGGAGCTGTTGGGGCTCTGACGTCCTGATATGGCAAACGTCTCATAAAGCCGTCCCACTCCTCCATGTTTTATTCAGCGCTCACTAATACACACAGCTGACGTCAGGTGAGCTGAGCAGTTCTCTgggtttcatttgaaaacacgGTTCCACCTCTGGGATGATGAAGCGTTTCCTCCAGCTCCGGTTTCCTTCATCTGTTTGTTCATCAGCACGATGACACGAAAACACTGAACCTGTAAGACTGATGTGAGTGAGGGAAGTATTTATGATcagctgatatttaaaaaaaggtgatGATTCCAGAGATGTTACGACAGAGAACTGAAaccaagatatatatatatatactttacatAAAATAGAAATGATCATGTCTGGAAACAACGTAAATGATAAATCTGATTTGTCTGTGAAAGACTCATATTGGCTGATATTAGTTAACGGATAAATCCTTTActctaaaatatatttttccttATTTTGACTGTCTTGTAGTACGTAAAGTTCTACTGTTCCTCGGAGGGGCGGTAAACAAACGCAGGCTAACGTCATTGTCACGTTCTGCGTTAGTACAAAACTCACTAAACCTTCTAAAAATGAAGGTGATGTCACATCTACAGTTATGCGTCTCTCAGAATGTTTCCCTCGAACATTTGAcgaaattaaaaatgtttttgatttgCTGAGTAAACTTTTCCGGCTTGCAGTCGCAGCCTCTtcgccagcagggggcgctgcagccGCCTCAGCACCCGTACTTCCACAGAACAGTCATCAGGATCCTCTGGGACCAGTGAACCCACGACTGAGGACGACTGGAATAAATAAACCAGACCTGACGTGTTCATCGATTGAAGATCCTGTGAAAGCATCTGAACACTCAGCCCGTAAAGAAGATGAACAACCACCTGACTGTGCCTCAGACTAAactctgtctgtgctgcagactCTGAGGTTTGTCTGTAATTAACACTGGTGCTGGCGGCTGTGATGTGTCTGACCTTTCCCACTGTGCAGACTCACAGGgaatcgcccccccccccccatcacattCTCTCAAATGCTGATTAGCTGCAGACTTTCTTCCATCAGACTTTGAGTCCAGACACCGTGCTGCCGTCCTTGAACCCTCGACCTGCTGGACAAAGTGCCTTTGAGCAACATCAAGCGCCTCACAGCTCTGACCCCTCTGCTCCCTGAGGGCAACACAGAGCTGGGTTTCTCCTTTGCacatgaaaaaagaaacatgaagtGAGCTCATGTGCTTTTAACCTCTCGAGGACGTCTCCACTTCAATCCCTTCTGTTTCTGAAGCGTTTCAAAGCTGCTCCAGACGAGACTCCATGTTAGAATCTGTTTCATCCTCATCTCACTGAGGAGTCTGGATCCTCCATTTGTCCAAATTAGTTTCTGTTGTcaggcagaaaaaagaaaattaaggggaatgagaaaaatattaaaatccaGATTTTCTCCAAGGGTCTGAAATGTTGTTTGATTCAACCACCTGACTTCTTACACGTGAAGTCAGTTAATGTCGCGCTTCATTGGCTCCGGGAAACAAAACCTGTGATAATCCTGTGATCACAGGAGATACCTTTCCACTATGTCTTTGGAGATATTAGTACTTTACATGTTCTGTTGGactgaacagaacagaacactGAAGGTGACAGCTGTGGCTCCGTGTGACACACTCACAGGTCAGATTATTATGATGAGGTCACTCGTCTGAATGTTCACTTTCCTCTGAACACGTCAACGCAGCTCAGATCATTGATTATTATCACGTTTTAATAAACTGGAGAATTAGCTCGTCACGGGACTGGATCCAATCTGGACTCATTCTTACAAGTAGCAcatgctctttgtgtgtgtgtgtgtgtgtgcgtgtgtgtgtgtatctttgtaAAGATTTGTCTGCTGGTTTCAGACACTAAATGCTGTTGTCAAGAGACGACAAATTACATTTCCAGTCCATTAGACATTCTGCTGACTATTtgcctgtgtgtgggtttgtgtgggtttgtgtgtgtgtgtgtgtgtgtgtgtgtgtgtgtgtgtgtgtgtgtgtgtgtgtgtgtgtgtgtgtgtgtgtgcgtgtgcgtgtgtgagagggagagaacaggtCAAGCTGGAGGTGACTGTGAGCATGTGAGAGtttcctctgttgtgttgtgaacttGTTGTTTCACGTTGTGATGGTTTGAATATGACTCGTCTCAGTGGAGCTGGAACCTGCGTCGTGAGAACAAGGTTTAAACTCCAGTGAGTCAGATTCAGGTGAAAGATCTATTATAGAAAATAATGTGAAGTTTTCACTgagtttcatctaaattgttctaattgttgttttctttcacttagAATGggctctttatatttatatactttatatttaaatactttgtattcacatcgacctctctcctctcctccctcgtctctcctcttgtctctcctctctcctctctcctctctcctctctattatctcctccctcctccctcctctctcctctctcctcttgtctctcctctctcctctctcctctctcctctctcctctctattatctcctccctcctccctcctccctcctctctcctctctcctccctcctctcgtctctcctctctcctctctcctccctcctccctcctccctccactcctctctcctctctcctctctcctccctcctgcctcctccctcctctctcctccctcctctcctctctcctctctcctccctcctctctcctctctcctctctcctctctcctccctcctccctcctccctccactcctctctcctctctcctctctcctccctcctgcttcttccctcctctctcctctctcctctctattatctcctccctcctccctcctctctcctctctcctccctcctctcctctctcctccctcctgcctcctccctcctccctcctccctcctccctcctccctcctccctcctccctcccctcctctctcctctcagctctctcctccctcctgcctcctccctcatctctctgctctcctccctcctgcttcctccctcctctctcctctcttctccctcctctcctctctcctctctcctcgctcctccctcctgcctcctccctcctcactcctccctcctccctcctccctcccctcctctctcctctctcctctctcctccctcctctctcctctctcctcttgtctctcctctctcctctctcctctctcctctctattatctcctccctcctccctcctctctcctctctcctcttgtctctcctctctcctctctcctctctcctctctcctctctattatctcctccctcctccctcctccctcctctctcctctctcctccctcctctcgtctctcctctctcctctctcctccctcctccctcctccctccactcctctctcctctctcctctctcctccctcctgcctcctccctcctctctcctccctcctctcctctctcctctctcctccctcctctctcctctctcctctctcctctctcctccctcctccctcctccctccactcctctctcctctctcctctctcctccctcctgcttcttccctcctctctcctctctcctctctattatctcctccctcctccctcctctctcctctctcctccctcctctcctctctcctccctcctgcctcctccctcctccctcctccctcctccctcctccctcctccctcctccctcccctcctctctcctctcagctctctcctccctcctgcctcctccctcatctctctgctctcctccctcctgcttcctccctcctctctcctctcttctccctcctctcctctctcctctctcctcgctcctccctcctgcctcctccctcctcactcctccctcctccctcctccctcccctcctctctcctctctcctctctcctccctcctgcctcctccctcctccctcatctctctgctctcctccctcctgcttcctccctcctctctcctctcttctcccctctaaTTTACATAAAAGGTCAGGACCTTAAAAACTATTTTCTAACAAATTGTTAATGTATTGTGAGTGGCATGGTGGTACAGAGGAAAAGAGGGTTATTTGTTTGAATCCCTATTCCGCCGGGAGTTCTCTTTTTTCCGACATGAACCACCACCAACAGTTCTCAGATCTCCTCCTCTGAGTCTGAGTCTTTCacgtttttctctttttcatcacattattttataaatattccttttggggcttttttacttttttctgtGGTTTAGAAACGTAAAGTAATTCAGTAGATGAAcatgaaactagagactgagacataaACTCCTtcatgtttactgacgttataaagtgagaagtagAGTCACTTTCTATTGAaactaccagtggagtcgccccctggtggacacCACACAGAAGACAGGACATGTGAAGACTTTGACTCAGGAGTTTCAGAtgaaagctgcagctctggaggTTTTCAGTAACAACAGTTTCCAAACGAACCCTTTGTCCCTGAAGCAGAATCAGGATCAGGGAGGACACAAAGATACAAAGAGCGTTTGTAGATGATCGATGGAAAGTTCAGCGCTGGTAATGAtctctgcaggaaaacaaatccCCCTCATTAGGTTTAGTCTCAACGCCAGCAaagttcctgtttgtttgtgtctcaacAGTCCAATTAAATTAGTCCCTGATGTCCCAGCAGCACCACACTGTCTCTGGTTCTGTccaacacacactttgtctggttctgtccaacacacactgtctctggttctgtccaacacacactgtctctggttctgtccaacacacactttgtctggttctgtccaacacacactgtctctggttctgtccaacacacactttgtctggTTCGGTccaacacacactttgtctggttctgtccaacacacactttgtctggttctgtccaacacacactgtctctggtTCGGtccaacacacactgtctctggtTCGGTccaacacacactttgtctggttctgtccaacacacactgtctctggtTCGGtccaacacacactgtctctggttctgtccaacacacactttgtctggTTCGGTccaacacacactttgtctctGACTCGTCCatttataaaactaaaatagATTAGCTTTGATCACC encodes the following:
- the LOC133954669 gene encoding leucine-rich repeat neuronal protein 3-like, whose protein sequence is MRETAVVACFLAELSLAAFVLGSEGGAALCPALCRCETRPWFSPSSVYTEAATVDCNDLGLSALPETLPPDTQVLLLQTNNIVNVQKTLDYLANITEIDLSQNNLSSVSDVCLGSLPQLLSLHVEENWIQELSDSCLVSLPNLQEFYINHNLLSSISPGAFTGLRRLLRLHLNSNRLTRINSQWFQQLPSLEILMLGENPILELSDMNFKPLANLRSLVLARMNLTEIPDNSLVGLDNLESISFFDNLLSRVPRAALTRVQNLKFLDLNKNPIERIKKGDFMDMMHLKELGINSMPELISIDSFALNNLPELTKIEATNNPRLSYIHPKAFHKLPRLETLMLNSNSLSALHCGTVESLPNLREVSLHSNPIRCDCIIRWLNMNRTAVRFMEPDSLICVEPPEYQGQHVRQVHFREMTEICLPLISPGSLPGRVQVAKGSSVSLHCRALGEPEPEIYWVTPAGDQVLHGSVYDKYYMHPEGTLDIYDASEQEAGSYTCVAHNLVGADLKSVSVVVDGYIALPSTQPLHILITSVQTHTVMVSWESTGALVSQLNWSIISEDSSLLMPFSARLPAGVRDFHIKQLKSSTHYQVCVEVTAAQPGNSRDCVNVTTKEAAVLRGTTENWDRLVMASCAVLFVVVAVACSVMYTSLYSQVVYRKLIEDPSETLLIPSTSSSSSSSSFLELGLHGVKVRATVIDLPDDSM